From the Musa acuminata AAA Group cultivar baxijiao chromosome BXJ3-7, Cavendish_Baxijiao_AAA, whole genome shotgun sequence genome, one window contains:
- the LOC135642477 gene encoding transcription factor MYB36-like — MGRAPCCDKANVKKGPWSAEEDAELKAYIEEHGTGGNWIALPHKIGLKRCGKSCRLRWLNYLRPNIKHGGFTEEEDQIICSLYISIGSRWSIIAAQLPGRTDNDIKNYWNTKLKKRLLGKRKESSRSHRLHLKQALDEEGDGTNHDTHSQALSASALERMQLQMQLQGLCNVPFSFYNPPALWPKYHPLGDRVFQTQLTDASVATHETAIDSAQQVVFPMKPETPKSIGANMQRELDCSALGFQSPSSGGTLSMQACVAAGVQADLHSLLYCKSTSSVGDVEHQQLPDLDCYKEIYGEKESSDWWTTTGFEDKLLMGPWDSASALHSDPMIPDYAPRYEDL, encoded by the exons atgggtagAGCTCCATGTTGTGACAAGGCTAACGTGAAGAAGGGGCCATGGTCTGCTGAGGAGGATGCTGAGCTTAAGGCTTACATTGAAGAGCATGGAACTGGTGGAAATTGGATTGCACTGCCTCACAAGATTG GATTGAAGAGGTGTGGCAAAAGCTGCAGACTGAGGTGGCTAAATTATCTAAGGCCAAACATCAAACATGGTGGTTTTACAGAAGAAGAAGACCAGATCATCTGTAGCCTCTACATAAGTATAGGGAGCAG GTGGTCAATAATCGCCGCCCAGCTACCAGGAAGAACAGATAACGATATCAAGAATTACTGGAACACAAAGCTGAAGAAGAGGCTACTCGGCAAGCGAAAGGAATCGTCCCGATCGCACCGCCTCCACCTTAAACAAGCTCTTGATGAGGAAGGCGATGGGACGAACCATGACACGCATTCTCAGGCCCTAAGTGCATCAGCTCTTGAGAGAATGCAACTCCAGATGCAGCTCCAAGGCCTCTGCAACGTTCCCTTCTCGTTCTACAACCCCCCTGCTCTGTGGCCCAAGTACCATCCACTAGGAGATAGGGTTTTCCAAACCCAGCTGACGGATGCCAGTGTTGCCACCCATGAGACTGCGATCGACTCGGCACAACAGGTTGTTTTCCCGATGAAGCCTGAGACACCAAAGTCGATCGGTGCAAACATGCAACGAGAACTGGACTGCTCAGCACTAGGGTTTCAGTCACCTTCGAGTGGGGGTACTCTCAGCATGCAAGCTTGTGTCGCCGCAGGTGTTCAAGCCGATCTCCACAGCTTGCTCTACTGCAAGAGCACATCCAGTGTAGGCGATGTGGAGCATCAACAGCTTCCAGACTTAGACTGTTACAAAGAAATATATGGCGAAAAGGAGAGTTCAGATTGGTGGACGACGACTGGCTTCGAGGATAAGTTGCTGATGGGACCTTGGGACTCAGCTTCTGCTCTCCATTCCGATCCAATGATTCCAGACTATGCACCACGCTACGAAGATCTATAA
- the LOC135643434 gene encoding RING-H2 finger protein ATL13-like, which yields MDLVLYESIKGRSILSPVPLQLAFLPPPPPPPIVNFENKITPSILLIIVILAVIFFVSGLLHLLVRYLLKPNDREPDAISNVTVFQGQLQQLFHLHDAGVDQSFIDSLPVFNYKSIIGLKDPFDCAVCLCEFEADDKLRLLPKCSHAFHLECIDTWLLSHSTCPLCRRCLLLDFSPNDSRRPVVLVLESSSESSREIASDRGDHGPSPNIGLPGDDDGLRSLINDTSQKPEEIAAEEEVGLGISVAEVAEAKVVPVKLGKFRRLDIGGGQCQGTTSGNSGLDQRRCFSMGSHEYVMDDRSLLRVAIRPTKKKPALKKSIHRVAMSECDCHSKRDGFSGFDASRRMELGGDDGNASMSANLHKKESFSVSKIWLRSRTDEPIAEDASRRAFSFRSPLGMADRDERKLKKSVSTVTAPSEFQSRSELDLEMDAGSCNNSVISRADETPSFARRTLLWIVGRQNRIGDHL from the coding sequence ATGGACTTGGTCTTGTATGAAAGTATCAAAGGACGGAGCATTCTGTCTCCAGTTCCCCTTCAATTAGCTTTCCtaccaccaccgccacctcctCCTATTGTTAACTTCGAGAACAAGATTACTCCTAGTATCCTTCTCATAATTGTCATTTTAGCAGTCATCTTCTTCGTATCTGGTCTTCTCCACCTGCTCGTGAGATACCTCCTCAAGCCTAACGACAGGGAACCGGATGCTATAAGCAATGTCACAGTCTTCCAAGGCCAACTCCAGCAGCTCTTCCATCTCCACGACGCAGGGGTGGATCAGTCCTTCATAGACTCTCTTCCTGTCTTCAACTACAAATCCATTATAGGCCTCAAAGATCCCTTCGATTGCGCCGTGTGCCTCTGCGAATTCGAGGCTGATGACAAGCTCAGGCTACTCCCCAAGTGCAGCCATGCTTTCCACTTGGAATGCATCGATACTTGGCTGCTGTCCCACTCCACTTGTCCTCTTTGTCGAAGGTGCCTCCTCCTTGACTTCTCCCCTAACGACAGTCGCCGTCCTGTAGTCCTCGTTCTCGAGTCTAGCAGTGAGAGTTCCAGAGAGATTGCATCTGATAGGGGAGACCATGGGCCAAGTCCTAACATTGGTCTCCCTGGAGATGATGATGGCTTACGGTCTTTGATCAACGATACATCACAGAAGCCGGAGGAAATCGCAGCAGAGGAGGAGGTCGGGTTGGGGATCTCAGTTGCAGAGGTTGCAGAAGCAAAAGTAGTGCCTGTCAAGCTCGGAAAATTCAGGAGGTTGGATATCGGCGGAGGTCAATGTCAAGGCACTACCAGCGGCAATAGTGGTTTGGATCAAAGGAGGTGTTTCTCCATGGGTTCCCACGAGTATGTGATGGATGACAGATCTTTGCTTCGAGTTGCTATAAGGCCAACCAAGAAGAAGCCAGCTCTCAAGAAGTCCATCCACCGGGTTGCGATGTCAGAATGCGATTGCCACTCGAAAAGAGATGGATTCAGCGGGTTTGATGCATCAAGAAGAATGGAGCTCGGAGGTGATGATGGTAATGCAAGCATGAGTGCCAATCTCCACAAGAAGGAAAGTTTCTCGGTCTCAAAGATCTGGCTACGATCAAGAACGGACGAGCCGATTGCTGAGGACGCATCAAGGCGGGCTTTCTCTTTCCGGTCGCCACTTGGCATGGCAGACAGAGATGAACGGAAACTGAAGAAGAGTGTCAGCACAGTCACAGCACCATCGGAGTTCCAAAGCCGGAGTGAGCTGGATCTGGAGATGGATGCTGGGAGCTGCAACAACAGTGTAATATCAAGGGCGGATGAAACACCTTCATTCGCAAGAAGAACTTTGCTCTGGATCGTAGGGAGACAGAACAGGATAGGAGACCATCTCTGA
- the LOC135642581 gene encoding uncharacterized protein LOC135642581, with product MWNLARVAWNLRQSRRLSFAIPPSISATQIDPSFFKRGLPLTTCKGFSTLETQESGGLIPSELLTKKSVLRPDRDIGQYADLVTRVTNFHGEDKGFMVLAGDVFDVPIRKDIIHRVVRWQLAKRQQGTHSTKTISEVSGTGRKPYRQKGTGRARHGTLRGPQFRHGAIMHGPKPRSHAIKLQKKVRRLGLKIALSARTAEGKLIVFEDLALPSHKTKNIVNYVTQMENTKKVLLVDGGPIDDKLKLATRNLHYVNVLPSIGLNVYSILLHDVLVMTQDAVNRIVERMHTPINR from the exons ATGTGGAATTTGGCCCGTGTAGCGTGGAATCTGcggcagtctcggagactgtcctTTGCGATTCCGCCTTCCATCTCTGCCACTCAAATCGATCCGTCGTTCTTTAAG CGGGGTTTGCCTTTGACCACATGTAAAGGTTTTTCCACCCTCGAGACTCAAGAAAGTGGAGGCCTGATTCCGTCGGAGTTACTAACAAAGAAGAGTGTTCTTAGGCCAGATCGTGATATAG GGCAATATGCAGACTTAGTTACTAGAGTGACAAATTTTCATGGTGAGGATAAGGGCTTCATGGTTTTGGCTGGTGATGTTTTCGATGTGCCTATTAGGAAGGATATTATCCACCGTGTTGTAAGGTGGCAGCTTGCTAAACGACAACAG GGTACACATTCGACAAAGACTATCAGTGAAGTAAGTGGGACTGGTAGGAAACCATACAGGCAAAAAGGAACTGGAAGAGCTAGGCATGGGACTTTGCGTGGACCTCAG TTTAGGCATGGTGCCATCATGCATGGGCCTAAGCCACGAAGTCATGCAATTAAGCTGCAAAAGAAGGTTCGGCGCTTGGGATTGAAAATTGCATTGTCGGCTCGAACAGCTGAAGGCAAG CTTATAGTTTTCGAAGACTTGGCATTACCTAGCCACAAGACAAAGAATATTGTCAATTATGTTACCCAGATGGAAAACACGAAGAAGGTTTTGTTGGTGGATGGTGGTCCTATAGATGACAAGCTGAAGTTGGCGACAAGAAACCTGCATTATGTGAATGTACTGCCTTCAATT GGACTGAATGTCTATAGCATCTTGTTGCATGACGTGCTCGTGATGACTCAAGATGCTGTTAACAGGATCGTTGAGCGGATGCATACACCCATTAACCGCTGA
- the LOC135642296 gene encoding pentatricopeptide repeat-containing protein At2g35030, mitochondrial-like isoform X2, producing the protein MFVAVVYLRIRIPQRPPPCSRSINGPPGISTSRPDHSVDPRVARANYGITQLSRQGKMADARQLFDETPHKDVISWTSMISGYVRCGMLREARALFERSDSEKNVVTWTALLSGYIRSRHIREAEELFGRMPEKNVVSWNTMISGYAENGLVDEACELFRRMPERNIVSWNTIVTALAQSGRVDEAYCLFERIPQRDVISWTSMVTGLSQNGRVDEARAVFDRMPERNVVSWNAMVSGYAQNSRLEEALDLFVKMPERDIISWNMMITGFIQNRNLKRARELYDNMNEKNVITWTTMITGYVEDEQNEVALKMFLEMLMDGVKPNQGTFVNVLAAVSNLAAFLEGQQIHQIVSKTVFQFDTFVSSAIMNMYSKCGEIGTARKVFDLSDQKDLVSWNGMIAAYAHHGNGQEAISLFREMHQNGFKPNDVTYVGLLSACSHSGLFDEGLNIFKSIMKDPSVEVREDHYACLVDLCGRAGRLQEAASFIKGLKIRPSATCVWGALLGGSNIHGDMQIGNLAAKKLMEAEPNNAGSYMLLSNIYASAGRWKEAAKIRLKMKGKGLKKQPGCSWIEVGNRVHVFVVRDKSHIDSQRIYTLLHDLHDKMKRTGYVPATNHSLVEDELMAM; encoded by the exons ATGTTCGTGGCGGTGGTTTACCTTCGTATCAGGATACCACAG CGACCACCGCCGTGCTCGCGCTCCATTAATGGACCGCCGGGGATCTCCACTTCACGCCCTGACCACAGCGTCGATCCGCGCGTCGCACGAGCCAACTATGGCATCACCCAACTCAGTCGCCAGGGCAAGATGGCGGACGCCCGACAGCTGTTCGACGAAACGCCCCACAAGGACGTCATCTCCTGGACCTCAATGATCTCCGGCTATGTAAGATGCGGTATGCTCCGCGAGGCCCGAGCGCTCTTCGAACGCTCCGACTCGGAGAAGAACGTCGTTACCTGGACCGCTTTGCTCTCTGGCTACATCCGTTCGAGGCATATCAGGGAGGCCGAGGAGCTGTTCGGTCGGATGCCTGAAAAGAATGTCGTATCATGGAACACGATGATCTCTGGGTATGCTGAGAACGGCTTGGTTGATGAGGCCTGTGAGTTGTTCCGACGGATGCCAGAGAGGAATATCGTGTCCTGGAACACAATTGTGACCGCCTTGGCTCAGTCTGGTCGGGTTGATGAAGCTTACTGTCTCTTTGAAAGAATACCGCAGAGGGATGTGATATCGTGGACTTCGATGGTCACAGGCTTGTCACAGAATGGGAGGGTCGATGAGGCTCGTGCTGTCTTTGATAGGATGCCGGAGCGAAATGTGGTTTCCTGGAACGCTATGGTTTCGGGTTATGCCCAGAATTCAAGGCTGGAGGAAGCATTGGATCTTTTCGTCAAGATGCCTGAGAGGGATATCATATCCTGGAACATGATGATCACCGGGTTTATACAGAATAGAAATTTGAAGAGGGCTCGAGAGTTGTACGACAATATGAACGAGAAAAATGTGATCACTTGGACTACAATGATCACAGGATATGTGGAAGATGAGCAGAATGAGGTGGCTTTGAAGATGTTCTTAGAGATGTTAATGGATGGTGTTAAGCCAAATCAAGGAACATTTGTCAATGTCTTGGCTGCTGTTAGCAATTTAGCAGCTTTCCTTGAAGGGCAGCAGATTCATCAGATTGTTAGCAAAACCGTCTTCCAGTTTGATACTTTTGTGAGTTCTGCTATAATGAACATGTACTCCAAGTGTGGTGAGATTGGAACAGCTAGGAAAGTGTTTGACTTATCAGACCAGAAGGATTTGGTATCTTGGAACGGAATGATTGCAGCATACGCTCATCATGGGAATGGGCAAGAGGCAATAAGCCTATTTAGAGAGATGCATCAGAACGGATTCAAACCTAATGATGTGACATATGTGGGATTGCTCTCAGCATGTAGTCATTCGGGTTTGTTTGATGAGGGGcttaatattttcaagtctataaTGAAGGATCCATCAGTTGAAGTGCGAGAAGACCATTATGCTTGCTTGGTAGACCTTTGTGGCCGAGCTGGCCGACTTCAGGAGGCTGCAAGCTTTATTAAAGGGCTAAAGATTCGCCCTTCAGCAACCTGTGTCTGGGGGGCACTTCTTGGTGGTTCTAATATCCACGGGGACATGCAAATTGGGAACTTAGCAGCCAAGAAGCTCATGGAGGCAGAGCCCAATAATGCAGGGTCTTACATGCTGTTATCAAACATTTATGCTTCAGCTGGTAGATGGAAGGAAGCAGCAAAGATAAGGTTAAAGATGAAAGGTAAAGGACTAAAGAAACAACCTGGATGCAGTTGGATTGAGGTGGGCAATAGAGTCCATGTGTTTGTGGTACGTGATAAATCTCACATTGACTCTCAGAGGATTTACACTCTGTTGCATGATCTTCATGACAAAATGAAGAGAACTGGATATGTGCCTGCTACAAATCATTCTCTAGTTGAGGATGAGTTGATGGCCATGTAA
- the LOC135642070 gene encoding uncharacterized protein LOC135642070, translated as MGFSSKAMAVSSAPLSVSRILWESLHLPIKSGQLLFPLILFSLLSSSLFFYCFYSIAPIPLDLVSKISILIKETKHRPPSLLLDIERDLKDFAGLASVITLFFFFCYLFLELATLYTFAMAHIDIDLTPNDLLLRISRRWYQTMITRLYIVLLAIGIGILSSLGVATVLLEADVSRPVFRFGVSLAILSFLLYLYLSTRWSMSLAITAVEETWGIGALSWSVELYIGNKKRGMVLTLMLLVVKVAIYGAFAAVIMASWPPRSKETPMGIGCIIAAVNGLWDLYSMAVYTVFYYECRKSHGLDCAGFSVAPVTVNAMQ; from the coding sequence ATGGGCTTCAGCTCCAAGGCCATGGCAGTCTCCTCCGCCCCCCTTAGCGTCTCCCGAATCCTCTGGGAGTCCCTCCACCTCCCCATCAAGTCTGGTCAACTCCTCTTTCCCCTCATCCTCTtctccctcctctcctcttccctCTTCTTTTACTGCTTCTACTCCATCGCCCCAATCCCCCTCGATTTAGTCTCCAAGATCTCAATCCTCATCAAGGAAACAAAGCACCGCCCTCCCAGCCTCCTCCTTGACATCGAGAGGGACCTCAAAGACTTCGCTGGCCTGGCATCTGTGAtcactctcttcttcttcttctgctactTGTTCCTTGAGCTGGCCACCCTGTACACCTTTGCCATGGCTCACATCGACATTGACTTGACGCCTAATGACCTCCTCCTCCGGATCTCTCGCCGCTGGTACCAAACTATGATCACAAGGCTCTATATAGTCCTCCTCGCCATCGGCATCGGGATCCTGTCTTCGCTCGGTGTTGCCACCGTCTTGTTGGAGGCCGATGTCTCAAGACCTGTCTTCAGATTTGGCGTGAGCTTGGCGATCCTCTCATTTCTTCTGTATCTTTATCTGTCGACCCGATGGTCGATGAGTCTGGCGATCACCGCCGTGGAGGAGACGTGGGGGATCGGCGCGTTGTCCTGGTCCGTGGAGCTCTACATAGGCAACAAGAAGCGAGGGATGGTTCTCACCCTCATGCTGTTGGTCGTCAAGGTGGCGATCTACGGCGCATTTGCTGCGGTCATCATGGCTTCATGGCCACCTCGGTCCAAGGAGACGCCAATGGGGATCGGATGCATCATCGCGGCCGTGAACGGGTTGTGGGACCTGTACTCCATGGCCGTGTACACCGTGTTCTACTACGAGTGCAGGAAGAGCCATGGATTGGACTGCGCTGGCTTCTCTGTTGCTCCTGTGACAGTCAACGCAATGCAATGA
- the LOC135642296 gene encoding pentatricopeptide repeat-containing protein At2g35030, mitochondrial-like isoform X1, translating into MFVAVVYLRIRIPQVALPSLFFSFRARKLIPVSALRHISSHPQRPPPCSRSINGPPGISTSRPDHSVDPRVARANYGITQLSRQGKMADARQLFDETPHKDVISWTSMISGYVRCGMLREARALFERSDSEKNVVTWTALLSGYIRSRHIREAEELFGRMPEKNVVSWNTMISGYAENGLVDEACELFRRMPERNIVSWNTIVTALAQSGRVDEAYCLFERIPQRDVISWTSMVTGLSQNGRVDEARAVFDRMPERNVVSWNAMVSGYAQNSRLEEALDLFVKMPERDIISWNMMITGFIQNRNLKRARELYDNMNEKNVITWTTMITGYVEDEQNEVALKMFLEMLMDGVKPNQGTFVNVLAAVSNLAAFLEGQQIHQIVSKTVFQFDTFVSSAIMNMYSKCGEIGTARKVFDLSDQKDLVSWNGMIAAYAHHGNGQEAISLFREMHQNGFKPNDVTYVGLLSACSHSGLFDEGLNIFKSIMKDPSVEVREDHYACLVDLCGRAGRLQEAASFIKGLKIRPSATCVWGALLGGSNIHGDMQIGNLAAKKLMEAEPNNAGSYMLLSNIYASAGRWKEAAKIRLKMKGKGLKKQPGCSWIEVGNRVHVFVVRDKSHIDSQRIYTLLHDLHDKMKRTGYVPATNHSLVEDELMAM; encoded by the coding sequence ATGTTCGTGGCGGTGGTTTACCTTCGTATCAGGATACCACAGGTAGCCTTACCATCGCTCTTTTTCTCTTTCCGCGCCCGAAAGCTGATCCCCGTCTCCGCCTTACGCCACATCTCCTCTCATCCTCAGCGACCACCGCCGTGCTCGCGCTCCATTAATGGACCGCCGGGGATCTCCACTTCACGCCCTGACCACAGCGTCGATCCGCGCGTCGCACGAGCCAACTATGGCATCACCCAACTCAGTCGCCAGGGCAAGATGGCGGACGCCCGACAGCTGTTCGACGAAACGCCCCACAAGGACGTCATCTCCTGGACCTCAATGATCTCCGGCTATGTAAGATGCGGTATGCTCCGCGAGGCCCGAGCGCTCTTCGAACGCTCCGACTCGGAGAAGAACGTCGTTACCTGGACCGCTTTGCTCTCTGGCTACATCCGTTCGAGGCATATCAGGGAGGCCGAGGAGCTGTTCGGTCGGATGCCTGAAAAGAATGTCGTATCATGGAACACGATGATCTCTGGGTATGCTGAGAACGGCTTGGTTGATGAGGCCTGTGAGTTGTTCCGACGGATGCCAGAGAGGAATATCGTGTCCTGGAACACAATTGTGACCGCCTTGGCTCAGTCTGGTCGGGTTGATGAAGCTTACTGTCTCTTTGAAAGAATACCGCAGAGGGATGTGATATCGTGGACTTCGATGGTCACAGGCTTGTCACAGAATGGGAGGGTCGATGAGGCTCGTGCTGTCTTTGATAGGATGCCGGAGCGAAATGTGGTTTCCTGGAACGCTATGGTTTCGGGTTATGCCCAGAATTCAAGGCTGGAGGAAGCATTGGATCTTTTCGTCAAGATGCCTGAGAGGGATATCATATCCTGGAACATGATGATCACCGGGTTTATACAGAATAGAAATTTGAAGAGGGCTCGAGAGTTGTACGACAATATGAACGAGAAAAATGTGATCACTTGGACTACAATGATCACAGGATATGTGGAAGATGAGCAGAATGAGGTGGCTTTGAAGATGTTCTTAGAGATGTTAATGGATGGTGTTAAGCCAAATCAAGGAACATTTGTCAATGTCTTGGCTGCTGTTAGCAATTTAGCAGCTTTCCTTGAAGGGCAGCAGATTCATCAGATTGTTAGCAAAACCGTCTTCCAGTTTGATACTTTTGTGAGTTCTGCTATAATGAACATGTACTCCAAGTGTGGTGAGATTGGAACAGCTAGGAAAGTGTTTGACTTATCAGACCAGAAGGATTTGGTATCTTGGAACGGAATGATTGCAGCATACGCTCATCATGGGAATGGGCAAGAGGCAATAAGCCTATTTAGAGAGATGCATCAGAACGGATTCAAACCTAATGATGTGACATATGTGGGATTGCTCTCAGCATGTAGTCATTCGGGTTTGTTTGATGAGGGGcttaatattttcaagtctataaTGAAGGATCCATCAGTTGAAGTGCGAGAAGACCATTATGCTTGCTTGGTAGACCTTTGTGGCCGAGCTGGCCGACTTCAGGAGGCTGCAAGCTTTATTAAAGGGCTAAAGATTCGCCCTTCAGCAACCTGTGTCTGGGGGGCACTTCTTGGTGGTTCTAATATCCACGGGGACATGCAAATTGGGAACTTAGCAGCCAAGAAGCTCATGGAGGCAGAGCCCAATAATGCAGGGTCTTACATGCTGTTATCAAACATTTATGCTTCAGCTGGTAGATGGAAGGAAGCAGCAAAGATAAGGTTAAAGATGAAAGGTAAAGGACTAAAGAAACAACCTGGATGCAGTTGGATTGAGGTGGGCAATAGAGTCCATGTGTTTGTGGTACGTGATAAATCTCACATTGACTCTCAGAGGATTTACACTCTGTTGCATGATCTTCATGACAAAATGAAGAGAACTGGATATGTGCCTGCTACAAATCATTCTCTAGTTGAGGATGAGTTGATGGCCATGTAA
- the LOC135643205 gene encoding probable xyloglucan glycosyltransferase 5, with translation MAPRSDFSDWWVKDSRKGTPVVVTMENPNYSVLQIDGPDDEQESFRSMDKDRGKNAKQFTWVLLLKAHRAVGCVAWVAAALWTLLGVIKRRLVSRQGAEAQSDKPRKARLLLKLLRMFLALSLIAFTFELVAYRNGWHFPKPNLHLPENLHMPKKIEVQGWLHLAYLSWLSFRADYIAYPIQILSYICIILFIIQSADRMILCLGCFWIKLNKIKPRIDEDPFKSGDGPEYQYPMVLVQIPMCNEREVYEQSISAVCQIDWPKDRLLVQVLDDSDDESIQFLIRAEVSKWSQRGVNIVYRHRMVRTGYKAGNLKSAMSCHYVRNYEFVAIFDADFQPDPDFLKLTIPHFKGNPELGLVQARWSFVNRDENLLTRLQYINLCFHFEVEQQVNGVFCNFFGFNGTAGVWRIKALEESGGWLERTTVEDMDIAVRAHLKGWKFMFLNDVKVLCEIPESYEAYRKQQHRWHSGPMQLFRLCLPDIIASKISIWKKANLILLFFLLRKLILPFYSFTLFCVILPFSMFVPEAELPVWVICYVPVLMSILNILPALRSFPFIVPYLLFENTMSVTKFNAMVSGLCQLGSSYEWVVTKKTGRSSESDLLEAAERESKSFALPTLYRGASEGGLGELNRLKEQEQRAAATPAVKKTNKIYKKELALALLLLVAAARSLLSAQGIHFYFLLFQGVSFLLVGLDLIGEQIN, from the exons ATGGCTCCAAGGTCGGATTTTTCTGACTGGTGGGTAAAGGATTCGCGGAAAGGCACCCCAGTGGTGGTGACGATGGAGAATCCTAACTATTCGGTGCTCCAGATCGATGGCCCCGATGATGAACAAGAATCATTCCGATCCATGGACAAGGACCGAGGGAAGAACGCCAAGCAGTTCACCTGGGTGCTGCTCCTCAAGGCTCACCGCGCCGTGGGTTGCGTCGCTTGGGTGGCGGCGGCACTCTGGACTTTGCTTGGCGTCATCAAGAGAAGGCTGGTCTCGCGGCAAGGAGCGGAGGCGCAGAGCGACAAGCCTCGCAAAGCCAGGCTGCTGTTGAAGCTCTTGAGGATGTTCTTGGCGTTGTCTCTAATAGCTTTTACCTTTGAGCTTGTTGCTTACAGAAATGGATGGCACTTCCCGAAGCCAAATTTGCATCTCCCAGAAAACTTGCACATGCCAAAGAAGATCGAGGTTCAAGGATGGCTGCACTTGGCGTATCTCTCGTGGCTCTCGTTCCGAGCTGACTACATCGCCTACCCGATTCAGATACTGTCCTACATCTGCATAATTCTGTTCATCATACAGTCTGCAGATAGGATGATCTTGTGCCTGGGTTGCTTCTGGATCAAGTTGAACAAGATAAAACCAAGGATAGATGAGGATCCATTCAAGTCAGGTGATGGTCCCGAGTACCAGTATCCCATGGTCCTCGTTCAGATTCCTATGTGCAATGAGAGGGAG GTGTACGAGCAATCGATTTCTGCTGTCTGCCAAATCGACTGGCCTAAAGACCGATTGCTGGTTCAAGTGCTGGATGATTCCGATGACGAATCCATCCAGTTCTTGATCAGAGCAGAGGTTTCCAAGTGGAGTCAGCGAGGCGTAAACATCGTCTATCGGCACCGAATGGTTAGGACTGGTTACAAAGCTGGGAATCTGAAATCAGCAATGAGCTGCCACTATGTCCGGAACTACGAGTTCGTCGCGATATTCGATGCAGACTTCCAACCAGACCCTGATTTCCTCAAGCTCACCATCCCACATTTTAAG GGAAATCCTGAGCTCGGATTAGTCCAGGCACGGTGGAGCTTCGTGAACAGGGATGAGAACCTGTTGACTCGTCTCCAGTACATCAACCTCTGCTTCCATTTCGAGGTGGAGCAGCAGGTGAATGGAGTCTTCTGCAACTTCTTCGGGTTTAATGGGACTGCGGGCGTTTGGAGGATCAAAGCATTGGAGGAGTCCGGAGGTTGGCTCGAGAGGACAACCGTAGAGGACATGGACATTGCTGTTCGTGCCCACCTCAAGGGTTGGAAGTTCATGTTCTTGAACGATGTCAAG GTCCTGTGTGAAATCCCAGAATCCTACGAGGCTTACCGGAAGCAGCAGCACCGATGGCATTCCGGCCCGATGCAGCTCTTTCGTCTATGCCTTCCGGACATCATCGCTTCAAAG ATATCTATATGGAAGAAAGCAAATTTGATCCTGTTGTTCTTCCTGCTGAGGAAGCTGATCCTTCCATTCTATTCTTTCACATTGTTCTGCGTAATTCTCCCCTTCTCCATGTTCGTCCCCGAGGCTGAGCTACCCGTTTGGGTAATCTGCTACGTGCCTGTCCTCATGTCCATCCTCAATATCCTCCCTGCCCTGAGATCTTTCCCTTTCATTGTGCCTTACCTTCTCTTCGAGAACACAATGTCCGTCACGAAGTTCAATGCCATGGTCTCGGGCCTGTGCCAGCTGGGGAGTTCGTATGAGTGGGTGGTCACCAAGAAAACAGGCAGGTCATCGGAGTCGGACTTGTTGGAGGCAGCGGAGAGGGAGTCGAAGAGCTTCGCTCTTCCGACGCTCTACAGAGGAGCATCAGAGGGCGGACTCGGTGAGCTGAACAGATTGAAGGAACAAGAACAGAGAGCTGCTGCTACCCCTGCTGTCAAGAAGACGAACAAGATCTACAAGAAGGAGTTAGCTCTTGCGCTCCTCCTCCTGGTGGCCGCAGCTCGCAGCCTGTTGTCTGCTCAGGGAATTCACTTCTACTTCCTTCTCTTCCAAGGTGTGTCGTTCCTTCTCGTGGGGCTCGATCTCATCGGGGAGCAGATCAACTGA